A section of the Myxocyprinus asiaticus isolate MX2 ecotype Aquarium Trade chromosome 40, UBuf_Myxa_2, whole genome shotgun sequence genome encodes:
- the LOC127431189 gene encoding ribosome biogenesis protein NSA2 homolog, with amino-acid sequence MPQNEHIELHRKRHGYRLDHQEKKRKKESREAHERSHKARKMIGLKAKLYHKQRHSEKIQMKKTIKMHEQRKSKQKDDDKTPEGAVPAYLLDREGQSRAKVLSNMIKQKRKEKAGKWEVPLPKVRAQGETEVLKVLRTGKRQKKAWKRMVTKVCFVGDGFTRKPPKYERFIRPMGLRFKKAHVTHPELKATFCLPILGVKKNPSSSLYTTLGVITKGTVIEVNVSELGLVTQGGKVIWGKYAQVTNNPENDGCINAVLLV; translated from the exons ATG CCTCAGAACGAGCACATCGAGTTACACCGTAAGCGTCATGGATACCGTCTGGACCACCaggagaagaagaggaagaaggaGAGCCGTGAGGCGCATGAGCGCTCGCACAAAGCCAGAAAGATGATCGGCCTCAAAGCCAAACTCTACCACAAACAGAGACATTCAGAAAAGATCCAGATGAAGAAGAC CATTAAGATGCATGAACAGAGGAAGAGCAAACAGAAAGATGATGACAAGACACCAGAAGGGGCGGTGCCAGCTTACCTGCTGGATAGAGAGGGCCAATCGCGTGCCAAAGTTCTCTCCAACATGATCAAACAGAAGAGGAAGGAAAAGGCT GGTAAGTGGGAGGTGCCTCTTCCGAAGGTCCGAGCTCAGGGTGAGACGGAAGTCCTTAAAGTCCTCCGAACTGGAAAGAGACAGAAAAAAGCCTGGAAGAGAATGGTAACCAAAGTGTGTTTCGTCGGAGACGGTTTCACACGCAAACCACCCAAATATGAACGATTCATCAGACCTATG GGTTTGAGGTTTAAAAAAGCACACGTCACTCATCCAGAACTGAAGGCCACGTTCTGTTTGCCCATCTTGGGAGTGAAGAAGAACCCCTCGTCCTCTTTATACACCACTCTGGGGGTCATCACCAAGGGAACAGTCATTGAGGTCAACGTCAGCGAACTCGGATTGGTCACACAGGGCGGAAAGGTCATCTGGG GGAAATATGCCCAGGTGACGAATAACCCAGAAAACGATGGTTGCATTAACGCTGTGTTGCTGGTATAA
- the LOC127430467 gene encoding putative methyltransferase C9orf114 homolog → MADEPPVKKNKAGEEKVDWRKWKARKKEEKRRRKESRLIQQLEKQKQKKEEENEQKIQQEQKGSKGRAYTLSVALPGSVMDNAQSPELRTYLAGQIARACVVFCVDEVVIFDEQGEDTKSVEGEFKGVGKKGHSCVQLARILQYLECPQYLRKYFFPKHHDLQFAGLLNPLDSPHHMRINDEVEFREGVVLDRPSKQGKGSFVNCGMTKEVQIDKHLQAGLRVTVQLNKIQNKESKVRKGAVVAPHVPRTEGGLYWGYSVRLASCLSAVFTECPYKEGYDLTVGTSEKGQNADQISLSPFKHMLVVFGGVQGLEASVDADENLDVTDPSLLFHLYLNTCPGQGSRTIRTEEAILISLSGLRQKIAAVFPEVSKG, encoded by the exons ATGGCCGATGAACCTCCAGTGAAGAAAAATAAAGCG GGTGAGGAGAAAGTAGACTGGCGTAAATGGAAAGCACGAA aaaaagaggagaagagacgACGGAAAGAGAGCCGACTGATTCAGCAGCTAGAGAAACAGAAACAGAAGAAAGAGGAGGAGAATGAACAAAAGATTCAGCAGGAACAAAAAGGAAGTAAAG GTCGTGCGTACACATTGAGTGTGGCTCTGCCTGGATCAGTGATGGATAATGCGCAGTCACCAGAGCTGCGTACGTACCTGGCAGGTCAGATCGCTCGGGCATGTGTCGTGTTCTGTGTGGATGAGGTCGTCATATTTGATGAGCAGGGAGAGGACACAAA GAGTGTTGAGGGGGAGTTCAAAGGTGTTGGTAAGAAAGGTCATTCCTGCGTTCAGCTCGCACGGATCTTGCAGTACCTCGAATGTCCACA ATATCTGCGCAAATATTTCTTCCCGAAGCATCATGACCTGCAGTTTGCTG gtcTGTTGAATCCTCTGGACAGCCCTCACCACATGCGCATTAATGATGAGGTGGAGTTTCGTGAGGGGGTGGTACTTGATCGGCCGAGCAAACAGGGGAAAGGTTCATTTGTAAACTGTGGGATGACGAAG GAAGTTCAGATTGATAAACACCTACAAGCTGGACTGAGAGTCACTGTACAGCTCAACAAGATCCAAAACAAGG AGAGTAAAGTGCGTAAAGGTGCAGTTGTGGCTCCTCATGTCCCGAGGACAGAGGGGGGGCTGTACTGGGGATACAGCGTGCGTCTGGCTTCCTGTCTTA gcgCAGTGTTCACAGAGTGTCCATATAAAGAGGGTTATGACCTGACCGTTGGTACATCAGAGAAAGGACAAAACGCAGATCAGATCTCTCTGTCTCCATTCAA gcacaTGTTGGTGGTGTTTGGTGGTGTTCAGGGTTTGGAGGCGAGTGTTGACGCAGATGAAAATCTGGATGTCACGGACCCCAGCCTGCTCTTTCACCTTTACCTCAACACCTGTCCAGGGCAGGGCAGTCGCACCATTCGCACTGAG GAAGCCATATTGATCTCTCTGTCAGGACTGAGGCAAAAAATTGCTGCAGTATTCCCTGAAGTGTCTAAAGGATGA